A stretch of DNA from Henriciella sp. AS95:
GCCATATGGTGTGCTGCTTTGCGTGTCAGACAAGCCGCTTCACGGCGAGATCAAGCTGCCCGGCGCGGCCAATCGCTTCTATGAGCGGGCCATTGGCGAGCACATCCGCATCGGCATCGAGACGCTGGAACGGCTGGCCCGCGACGGCGGCGCAGCGCTGCATTCCCGCAAACTACGGGCGTTCGACGAGCCGCCTTTCCGCTAGATTCGAATGTCCACAATCGGCGTTTCATCCTGAAAAGTTCGCCCCGGGCGAGCCTGGAGGCGGTTTTTGTGTTACCAAACTTCCGATTCAACGGGGGACAACATGTGGCCATTCGAATTTTCATAAGTGTCGGCGCGGCTCTATTGTTCGCTATGTTTTTGGCAAGCGCAAATGCCCAAACGGTAGAGTTCAATTCTGACCGGCTGGGCAAGGATTTTGATCGGGTCACGCTGCACGTTGACGACTACAAGCTCTGCCAGCGGATTTGCAGCGATACCGAACAGTGCAAGGCCTGGACGTATACACCCGCCGGTTTCAACCAGTATGAAACGCCTCAGTGCTGGCTGAAGGATGGAATCTCCCGCGGGTTTGAACGCGAAAGCGCCGTCTCGGGCACGTTCCCGGACCGCGTCGCGCCCGATGAGGAGGTCGGCGAACGTCCCCCCTCAGACGCCGCCGCAGCGGCCTGGGAAGCCTGCAAGGACGAGAAATTCGGTAAGCATGATTATAGCGATTTGTGTCTTGTAAACAAAGCGGTAGAAGAGTTCGATGCAAGCTTCTGCGATGCTCATCAAGGCCCGCTAAGGGACAGCTGCAAAGACTCTGTCGCGTGGAGCGTCAAGAACAAATGCAATGAATTGCAGGACGCCGACAAGAAGGACCTGTGCCTGCGAGCCGTGTTTGTCGAGTTTCCGAGCAACACTGTCTGCATGGATGAAGAAAACCTCGGAGGCCTGGAGCTGGAGTGTCATCTTTCTCTCGCACATGAGACCGGTGACCGGTCTGCGTTCCTGAGCAAAATCCGAAATATGGAGACCGAAGACAGGGACGTCTGGATTGCAGCCCTTGCGGCAATGGAACTGGAC
This window harbors:
- a CDS encoding PAN domain-containing protein; the encoded protein is MFLASANAQTVEFNSDRLGKDFDRVTLHVDDYKLCQRICSDTEQCKAWTYTPAGFNQYETPQCWLKDGISRGFERESAVSGTFPDRVAPDEEVGERPPSDAAAAAWEACKDEKFGKHDYSDLCLVNKAVEEFDASFCDAHQGPLRDSCKDSVAWSVKNKCNELQDADKKDLCLRAVFVEFPSNTVCMDEENLGGLELECHLSLAHETGDRSAFLSKIRNMETEDRDVWIAALAAMELDYDLLELIEDNRTHDQLLTMISANRIGAGRHVEPGVCAAVVGGYTDADGGLNASSWADLCVQTVAMARVVADWADGRSIQEVLELQEQMEDYFESGDPAGDFSDFPMGLGQAMRDEIAIARSDLRVAAVTQSGSTNAEAPLGPVLDLDFDNVEDIPSTSNCVFGTC